The following coding sequences are from one Geothrix sp. window:
- a CDS encoding HAD family hydrolase, whose amino-acid sequence MIRAVVFDLWNTLVFSPAGSPFQRMKELLRPEQAHLFPALMRDGMVQAYPSVRVFLEAWQDRAGLDGAQVDGMAQAFLEAGRQAECFAGSPEAVGAVRDLARVALLSNTQTFGLELLDRLGIAGRIRTRILSAEIGALKPEPAAFEAVQRKLGVFPGNLVMVGDSWTDDVEGAVSAGWTAIWVNREAKPRPDHDPDHPIYEVRSLDRVPELIQGLQDGMRCPTCLG is encoded by the coding sequence TTGATCCGCGCTGTCGTCTTCGACCTCTGGAACACGCTGGTCTTCAGCCCGGCGGGGAGCCCCTTCCAGCGGATGAAGGAGCTGCTGCGGCCCGAGCAGGCGCACCTGTTCCCGGCCCTGATGCGGGATGGCATGGTGCAGGCCTACCCGTCGGTGCGGGTCTTCCTGGAAGCCTGGCAGGACCGGGCGGGCCTGGACGGGGCCCAGGTGGACGGCATGGCCCAGGCCTTTCTCGAGGCGGGCCGGCAGGCCGAGTGTTTCGCGGGTTCCCCTGAGGCCGTAGGTGCGGTGCGGGACCTGGCCCGGGTGGCGCTGCTCTCCAATACCCAGACCTTCGGCTTGGAGCTGCTGGACCGCCTCGGCATCGCCGGGCGGATCCGCACCCGGATCCTCAGCGCCGAGATCGGCGCCCTCAAGCCCGAACCGGCCGCCTTCGAGGCGGTGCAGCGCAAGCTGGGGGTGTTCCCCGGCAACCTCGTGATGGTGGGCGACAGCTGGACGGACGATGTGGAGGGCGCCGTGTCAGCCGGGTGGACGGCCATCTGGGTGAACCGCGAAGCCAAGCCGCGCCCCGACCACGACCCCGACCACCCCATCTACGAGGTGCGCAGCCTGGACAGGGTGCCCGAGCTCATCCAGGGCCTGCAGGACGGCATGCGCTGTCCGACCTGTTTGGGGTGA
- a CDS encoding SLBB domain-containing protein, which yields MCTCLVVGAQTPSELDLQNLKQYVGAPQNQIQQAPDATPNKGALTPKTAEGKDAEENRTGLSKEELQYRENAKAETEIKALKARDKGPRRFAADLFDTRQANPSATTDGGIAEDYVLGAGDVLSVNVYGSATFDVPAQVDGRGEIVIPKVGSVKVAGLSLGKAKQAVQGLVARQFSRANVDLQVMKLREVRVFVLGEVYKGGSFLVSSLSSLVNVLGLSGGPTSAGSFRDIRVVRGGQVIHHLDLYPLRAEGRGNVNFSLQSGDVIFVPIVGIRVLMEGAFLRVAAPSRETGEGATGIQLELKGQESALDAVRFMGGLLPTAYSSFLTLQRVDPNGVISVQNIPNTDQALRDTRLFFNDVVRALVQTERTEGVVEVAGRIRVPGRFAHKPGLRVRDLLAGQEQLLPDTYLGRGELVRTYRDERQELLTFDVAKALEGDVSHNLALEPRDRLTFYTITDFRLPRKVTVIGPFTHPGTFDWFEGMRASDLVFRAGIPQLSANRYYAELAHTKDGKPSQVLRLDLERLLSTEAGSPVSLRDDTLNPRVDPYDTLSLYEKPDYRTHRVVHIGGQVARPGTYVLDQDKPTLSQLIQRAGGLTPEAMPKAGIFLRSLQGGGDPQAKGVADILGRLNETKLLVERETSAGQAQKTALFRPPILHGLSDAKLNRMVVNFEGALKGDRGQDVEMLDGDDVIIPRQTDAAYVVGETASPFATYKVVPGSKVADLLKTAGGLTRNADSWNIRLVKADGRIVDSWVNGKTVEPGDTVIVPQRIRRDTAWQDDLAALTPIALLLNAIRWR from the coding sequence ATGTGCACCTGTCTGGTCGTCGGCGCGCAGACACCCTCGGAACTGGACCTGCAGAACCTGAAACAGTACGTGGGGGCCCCCCAGAACCAGATCCAGCAGGCCCCTGACGCCACGCCCAACAAGGGCGCCCTGACGCCGAAGACGGCGGAGGGGAAGGACGCCGAGGAAAACCGCACGGGCCTGTCCAAGGAGGAGCTTCAGTACCGGGAGAACGCCAAAGCCGAAACGGAGATCAAGGCCCTGAAGGCCCGGGACAAGGGCCCGCGCCGATTTGCCGCGGACCTGTTCGACACCCGGCAGGCGAACCCTTCCGCCACGACCGACGGCGGCATTGCCGAGGACTACGTGCTGGGCGCGGGCGACGTGCTCTCCGTCAACGTGTATGGCAGCGCGACCTTCGACGTCCCCGCCCAGGTTGATGGTCGAGGGGAGATCGTCATTCCCAAGGTCGGCTCGGTGAAGGTGGCCGGGTTGAGCCTGGGGAAGGCCAAGCAGGCCGTGCAGGGGCTGGTGGCCCGCCAGTTCTCGCGGGCGAACGTGGATCTGCAGGTCATGAAGCTGCGCGAGGTCAGGGTCTTCGTCCTCGGTGAGGTCTACAAGGGCGGTTCCTTCCTGGTGTCGAGCCTCAGCTCCCTGGTGAACGTGCTGGGCCTGTCGGGCGGCCCCACCAGCGCCGGGAGCTTCCGGGACATCCGGGTGGTCCGGGGCGGCCAGGTCATCCACCACCTGGACCTCTACCCCTTGCGCGCCGAGGGAAGGGGCAATGTGAACTTCAGCCTGCAGAGCGGGGACGTGATCTTCGTTCCGATCGTGGGCATCCGGGTGCTGATGGAGGGCGCCTTCCTGCGGGTGGCTGCCCCAAGCCGCGAGACGGGGGAGGGCGCGACCGGAATCCAGCTGGAGCTGAAGGGCCAGGAGAGCGCGCTGGATGCCGTGCGCTTCATGGGCGGCTTGCTGCCCACGGCCTATTCCAGCTTTCTCACCTTGCAGCGGGTGGACCCGAACGGGGTCATCAGTGTCCAGAACATCCCCAACACCGATCAGGCCCTGCGGGACACCCGGCTCTTCTTCAACGATGTGGTGCGGGCCCTGGTCCAGACCGAGAGAACCGAGGGCGTGGTGGAGGTGGCCGGCCGCATCCGGGTGCCGGGACGCTTTGCCCACAAGCCGGGCTTGCGGGTGCGGGACCTGCTGGCGGGGCAGGAGCAGCTCCTGCCCGACACCTACCTCGGCCGCGGAGAGCTGGTGCGGACCTATCGGGACGAGCGGCAGGAACTCCTCACCTTTGACGTGGCGAAGGCCCTGGAGGGGGATGTCAGCCACAACCTGGCCCTGGAGCCGCGGGACCGCCTGACCTTCTACACCATCACGGACTTCCGCCTTCCGCGGAAGGTGACCGTGATCGGCCCCTTCACGCACCCCGGCACCTTCGACTGGTTCGAGGGGATGCGCGCCTCGGATCTGGTGTTCCGGGCAGGCATTCCCCAGCTCTCCGCCAACCGCTATTACGCGGAGCTGGCCCACACCAAGGATGGGAAGCCCAGCCAGGTCCTGCGCCTGGACCTCGAGCGGTTGCTGTCGACCGAGGCGGGCAGCCCGGTCTCCCTGAGGGACGACACCCTCAACCCGAGGGTCGACCCCTATGACACGCTCAGCCTCTATGAGAAGCCGGACTACCGCACGCATCGTGTGGTGCACATCGGCGGGCAGGTCGCGCGGCCGGGCACCTATGTGCTGGACCAGGACAAGCCGACCCTCAGCCAGCTGATCCAGCGGGCCGGGGGGCTCACCCCGGAGGCCATGCCCAAGGCTGGGATCTTCCTGCGGTCGCTCCAGGGCGGCGGGGATCCGCAGGCCAAGGGGGTGGCCGACATCCTGGGTCGCCTGAACGAGACCAAGCTGCTGGTGGAGCGGGAGACCTCGGCCGGCCAGGCCCAGAAGACGGCCCTGTTCCGCCCCCCGATCCTGCATGGCCTCAGCGATGCCAAGCTGAACCGCATGGTCGTGAACTTCGAGGGGGCCCTCAAGGGCGACCGGGGGCAGGATGTCGAAATGCTGGACGGCGATGACGTCATCATCCCCCGGCAGACCGACGCGGCCTACGTGGTGGGCGAGACGGCCAGCCCCTTCGCCACCTACAAGGTGGTTCCGGGCAGCAAGGTGGCAGACCTGCTCAAGACGGCCGGCGGCCTGACCCGCAACGCCGATTCCTGGAACATCCGACTGGTGAAGGCCGATGGCCGCATTGTGGACTCCTGGGTGAACGGGAAGACCGTCGAGCCCGGGGATACGGTCATCGTGCCCCAGCGCATCCGCCGGGACACGGCCTGGCAGGATGACCTGGCGGCCCTGACTCCCATCGCCCTGCTGCTGAACGCCATCCGCTGGCGCTGA
- a CDS encoding protoheme IX farnesyltransferase: protein MAALPASKSHPVSTFLELTKLRISGASTFTAAAGYVAFLRGADLGLVTTLLGILLLAMGSSALNEVQEHRFDALMPRTANRPIPRGDLSPAQAAVIATVMAVCGFLVLWLAHNLTSALLGALAMGWYNGFYTPLKRVSAFAVVPGSLIGALPPAIGWTAAGGSLADPSVLALAFVFFIWQVPHFWLLVGLHAEGYEEAGYPTLVSVFGRPRLSRLTFTWTCGTAAACGLLPMFRVLASWPAELMLGLGAIWLIVGSLPLLKPGQDAVLYRRVFMNINLFALVLTAAVILDPFFAR, encoded by the coding sequence GTGGCCGCCCTTCCCGCCTCGAAATCCCACCCGGTCTCGACCTTCCTGGAGCTGACCAAGCTCCGCATCTCGGGCGCGTCCACCTTCACGGCGGCGGCGGGCTACGTGGCCTTCCTCCGCGGCGCGGACCTGGGCCTGGTGACGACGCTCCTGGGCATCCTGCTGCTGGCCATGGGCAGCAGCGCCCTGAATGAAGTGCAGGAGCACCGCTTCGATGCCCTGATGCCCCGCACGGCGAACCGGCCCATCCCCCGGGGGGACCTGTCCCCGGCCCAGGCTGCGGTCATCGCCACGGTGATGGCCGTCTGCGGCTTCCTGGTGCTGTGGCTCGCCCACAACCTCACCTCGGCCCTGCTCGGGGCCCTGGCCATGGGCTGGTACAACGGCTTCTACACCCCCCTGAAGCGCGTCAGCGCCTTCGCCGTGGTGCCGGGCTCCCTCATCGGCGCGCTGCCGCCCGCCATCGGCTGGACGGCCGCCGGCGGCAGCCTGGCCGACCCCTCGGTGCTGGCCCTCGCCTTCGTCTTCTTCATCTGGCAGGTGCCCCACTTCTGGCTGCTGGTGGGCCTCCACGCCGAGGGCTACGAGGAGGCCGGCTATCCCACCCTGGTGAGCGTCTTCGGGCGCCCCCGGCTGTCGCGCCTCACCTTCACCTGGACCTGCGGCACCGCCGCCGCTTGCGGCCTGCTGCCCATGTTTCGGGTGCTGGCATCCTGGCCTGCGGAGCTCATGCTGGGCCTCGGCGCGATCTGGCTCATCGTCGGGTCCCTGCCCCTGCTGAAGCCCGGACAGGACGCGGTGCTCTACCGCCGCGTCTTCATGAACATCAACCTGTTCGCCCTGGTGCTCACCGCCGCCGTGATCCTGGATCCCTTCTTCGCCCGCTAG
- a CDS encoding Rne/Rng family ribonuclease translates to MEVRKSLVVNSTPLETRIALLENGQLCELFLERTMNKSQVGDVYKGRVAKLLPGMQSAFVNIGGVKDGFLYLDDPVAQRLGVDLSAEEEGEETPSEDLPPPPPPLPPLKEGEETLVQVVKDPIGSKGPRLSRHLSFPGRFLVFMPGIDHIGISRKITDPEERDRLRELIRAHAQPGEGFIVRTAAIGEKDEDLVGDVVFLRRLWEGIQAKAETVPAPGLVWQDLRLLQKVMRDIFREEVSTFWVDDDAAHREVVSFVENIHPEWSNRVKRFTSDLPIFEAFGIESEIDSARQPKVFLKHGGSIVLNQTEALVSVDVNTGKFVGKKDLEETVYLTNLEAIPEIVRQLRLRNLGGIVVIDFIDMVDPLHRDEVLARFQEELKRDRNHARAGGISEFGLVELTRKRTGPSLERQLTQPCPTCNGAGRTQSPETSLLKAYRELVRLGERLRGADVRLTLHPELSASLHQESRESLMQLARLLGARVSWIERADTPRHAVVMDLQFPGQDSASA, encoded by the coding sequence ATGGAAGTCCGCAAGTCCCTGGTGGTCAATTCGACCCCCCTGGAGACGCGCATCGCCCTGCTTGAGAACGGCCAGCTCTGCGAGCTGTTCCTCGAACGGACGATGAACAAGAGCCAGGTGGGGGATGTCTACAAAGGCCGGGTGGCCAAGCTGCTCCCCGGCATGCAGAGCGCCTTCGTCAACATCGGCGGCGTCAAGGACGGGTTCCTCTACCTGGATGACCCCGTCGCCCAGCGCTTGGGCGTCGACCTGTCCGCCGAGGAGGAAGGCGAGGAGACCCCCAGCGAGGACCTGCCACCGCCGCCGCCGCCCCTGCCGCCCCTCAAGGAGGGCGAGGAGACCCTGGTCCAGGTGGTGAAGGATCCCATCGGCTCCAAGGGCCCCCGGCTCTCCCGGCACCTGAGCTTCCCCGGCCGCTTCCTGGTCTTCATGCCCGGCATCGACCACATCGGCATCTCCCGCAAGATCACCGATCCCGAGGAGCGCGATCGCCTGCGCGAGCTGATCCGCGCCCACGCCCAGCCCGGCGAGGGCTTCATCGTCCGCACCGCCGCCATCGGCGAAAAGGACGAGGACCTGGTGGGCGACGTGGTCTTCCTGCGCCGCCTCTGGGAGGGCATCCAGGCCAAGGCCGAGACCGTGCCGGCCCCGGGCCTCGTCTGGCAGGACCTGCGCCTGCTGCAGAAGGTCATGCGCGACATCTTCCGCGAGGAGGTCTCCACCTTCTGGGTCGATGACGACGCCGCCCACCGCGAGGTGGTCTCCTTCGTCGAGAACATCCACCCCGAGTGGTCGAACCGCGTGAAGCGCTTCACGTCTGACCTGCCCATCTTCGAGGCCTTCGGCATCGAGTCCGAGATCGACTCCGCGCGCCAGCCCAAGGTCTTCCTCAAGCACGGCGGCTCCATCGTGCTGAACCAGACCGAGGCCCTGGTCAGCGTGGACGTGAACACCGGCAAGTTCGTGGGCAAGAAGGATCTCGAGGAGACCGTCTACCTCACCAACCTCGAGGCCATCCCCGAGATCGTGCGCCAGCTGCGGCTGCGCAACCTGGGCGGCATCGTGGTCATCGACTTCATCGACATGGTGGATCCACTCCACCGCGACGAGGTGCTGGCCCGGTTCCAGGAGGAGCTCAAGCGGGACCGCAACCACGCCCGCGCCGGAGGCATCTCCGAGTTCGGCCTGGTGGAGCTCACCCGCAAGCGCACGGGCCCCTCCCTGGAGCGCCAGCTCACCCAGCCCTGCCCCACCTGCAACGGCGCCGGCCGCACCCAGAGCCCCGAGACCTCCCTGCTCAAGGCCTACCGCGAGCTGGTGCGCCTGGGCGAGCGCCTGCGCGGGGCCGACGTGCGCCTGACCCTGCACCCCGAGCTCTCCGCTTCGCTCCACCAGGAGTCCCGCGAAAGCCTCATGCAGCTGGCCCGCCTTCTGGGCGCCCGGGTGTCCTGGATCGAGCGCGCCGACACCCCCCGCCACGCCGTGGTCATGGACCTGCAGTTCCCCGGCCAGGACAGCGCCAGCGCCTGA
- the panD gene encoding aspartate 1-decarboxylase, translating to MLRHFLLGKIHRATVTRADLDYVGSITLDPLLIEAAGFMENEKIDIYDVTNGSRLSTYVIPGTPGSGEVGINGAAAHLVNAGDLVIIAAYGWMTAEEAETVAPRVVFVDERNRITERRTQERTPLCVAAFTD from the coding sequence ATGCTGCGCCACTTCCTGCTCGGAAAGATCCATCGCGCCACCGTGACGAGGGCCGACTTGGACTACGTGGGGTCGATCACCCTGGATCCGCTGCTCATCGAAGCCGCCGGGTTCATGGAGAACGAGAAGATCGACATCTACGACGTGACCAACGGATCGCGCCTCTCCACCTACGTGATTCCGGGGACGCCGGGGTCCGGTGAGGTCGGCATCAACGGGGCCGCCGCCCACCTGGTGAACGCCGGCGACCTGGTGATCATCGCGGCCTACGGCTGGATGACCGCCGAGGAGGCCGAGACCGTGGCCCCCAGGGTCGTCTTCGTGGATGAGCGCAACCGCATCACCGAGCGCCGCACCCAGGAGCGCACCCCCCTCTGCGTGGCCGCCTTCACGGACTGA
- the coxB gene encoding cytochrome c oxidase subunit II, with translation MNQAAVSAQKSDAVFFYVFGLSVVFLIGITTLMIYFVVRYSKKRHPVASQIDGHVGLEIVWTVIPLVMFLSIFYYGWTNYEYMNQAPRDAMAVKVTARQWSWSFEYPNGKQSRVLFAPMGKPMKMEVRSADVVHGFFVPSFRIKIDAVPSRTNTTWFQATKVGSYDIECTVICGVDHSLMLSKVIVVPEDEFKAWYFGGEDAPEPGKSFRAAEAHPDLKGMPQGLAVLTAKGCLACHSVDGKPKVGPTLKALYGREEQVLMAGTMKVVQVDDAYLRRSITNPTDQVVRGYPNAMPRTQLTEQELDEVVRYIKTLN, from the coding sequence ATGAACCAAGCCGCCGTATCGGCCCAGAAGTCCGACGCGGTCTTCTTCTACGTGTTCGGGCTGTCGGTGGTCTTCCTGATCGGCATCACGACGCTGATGATCTACTTCGTGGTGCGCTACAGCAAGAAGCGCCACCCGGTGGCCTCTCAGATCGACGGCCACGTGGGCCTGGAGATCGTCTGGACGGTCATCCCCCTCGTGATGTTCCTGTCGATCTTCTACTACGGCTGGACCAACTACGAGTACATGAACCAGGCCCCCCGGGATGCCATGGCCGTGAAGGTGACCGCCCGCCAGTGGAGCTGGTCCTTCGAATACCCCAACGGCAAGCAGAGCCGGGTGCTCTTCGCCCCCATGGGCAAGCCCATGAAGATGGAGGTGCGCAGCGCCGACGTGGTGCACGGCTTCTTCGTGCCCTCCTTCCGCATCAAGATCGACGCCGTGCCCAGCCGCACCAACACCACCTGGTTCCAGGCCACCAAGGTGGGCTCGTACGACATCGAGTGCACCGTCATCTGCGGGGTGGATCACAGCCTCATGCTGAGCAAGGTCATCGTGGTGCCCGAGGATGAGTTCAAGGCCTGGTACTTCGGGGGCGAGGATGCCCCCGAGCCCGGCAAGAGCTTCCGTGCCGCCGAGGCCCACCCCGACCTCAAGGGCATGCCCCAGGGCCTGGCCGTGCTCACGGCCAAGGGCTGCCTCGCCTGCCACTCCGTGGACGGCAAGCCCAAGGTGGGCCCCACCCTGAAGGCCCTCTACGGCCGCGAAGAGCAGGTCCTCATGGCCGGCACCATGAAGGTGGTCCAGGTGGATGACGCCTACCTGCGGCGATCCATCACGAACCCCACTGATCAGGTGGTCCGCGGCTACCCGAACGCCATGCCCAGGACACAGCTCACCGAACAGGAGCTGGACGAGGTCGTGCGCTACATCAAGACCTTGAACTAG
- a CDS encoding cytochrome C oxidase subunit IV family protein, translated as MSEHAAHPTEHAEHPGYGTFIKIWVILVVLTGCLVGVSHLGQTAAVWGLLTLTPLKAGLVFYYFMHLKYEGPLFKVVVLVTLGTLLIFFALLFSDVAFR; from the coding sequence ATGAGCGAACACGCCGCACATCCCACCGAGCACGCCGAGCACCCCGGCTACGGCACCTTCATCAAGATCTGGGTGATTCTGGTGGTGCTCACCGGCTGCCTGGTGGGGGTCAGCCACCTGGGCCAGACCGCCGCCGTCTGGGGCCTGCTCACCCTGACCCCGCTCAAGGCCGGCCTGGTCTTCTACTACTTCATGCATTTGAAATACGAGGGGCCACTCTTCAAGGTCGTGGTCCTGGTGACCCTGGGCACGCTGCTGATCTTCTTCGCCCTGCTGTTCTCCGACGTCGCTTTCCGCTGA
- a CDS encoding cytochrome c oxidase subunit 3 family protein: MTGHVHRDDFGARLGMWLFLVTEMVLFGGLFIGYSYMRYRYPAEFHHGGGELNATLGIINTVVLLTSSLTVVLAIVAIQRAEKKRAMAFLGTTLALGLTFLVIKGFEWGAKFHHGIYPNSHHLATLPPGEQVFFGLYFTMTGLHGVHVIVGLGVLSVMLWWVATDRVRQDRYVHLENSGLYWHLVDVIWIFLLPLFYLAA; the protein is encoded by the coding sequence ATGACAGGGCACGTTCACCGCGACGACTTCGGCGCGCGTCTGGGCATGTGGCTGTTCCTGGTCACCGAGATGGTGCTCTTCGGCGGCCTCTTCATCGGCTACTCCTACATGCGCTACCGCTACCCCGCCGAGTTCCACCATGGGGGCGGCGAGCTGAACGCCACGCTGGGCATCATCAACACCGTGGTCCTGCTCACCAGCAGCCTCACGGTGGTGCTGGCCATCGTGGCCATCCAGCGGGCCGAGAAGAAGCGGGCCATGGCCTTCCTGGGGACCACCCTGGCCCTGGGCCTCACTTTCCTGGTGATCAAGGGCTTCGAATGGGGCGCCAAGTTCCACCACGGCATCTACCCCAACTCCCACCACCTGGCCACCCTGCCTCCCGGGGAACAGGTCTTCTTCGGCCTCTACTTCACGATGACCGGCCTGCACGGCGTCCACGTCATCGTGGGCCTCGGGGTGCTGAGCGTCATGCTCTGGTGGGTGGCCACAGACCGCGTCCGCCAGGACCGGTACGTCCACCTGGAGAACAGCGGCCTCTACTGGCATCTCGTGGACGTGATCTGGATCTTCCTCCTCCCGCTGTTCTACCTGGCCGCGTAA
- the queD gene encoding 6-carboxytetrahydropterin synthase QueD: MILRKEYWFEAAHFIYNHPGKCRNLHGHSYKLFVLLEGQVNAETGMIIDFDDLSKVVVEKVISKLDHRFLNDLIPLSTAENISVWIWEQLKPELPALCQIEVYETTDNCVIYRGA; this comes from the coding sequence ATGATCCTGCGCAAAGAGTACTGGTTCGAAGCCGCCCATTTCATCTACAACCACCCGGGCAAATGCCGGAACCTGCACGGCCACAGCTACAAGCTCTTCGTGCTGCTGGAGGGGCAGGTGAACGCCGAGACCGGCATGATCATCGACTTCGACGACCTGTCGAAGGTGGTGGTCGAGAAGGTCATCTCGAAGCTCGACCACCGCTTCCTCAACGACCTGATCCCCCTCTCCACCGCCGAGAACATCTCGGTGTGGATCTGGGAGCAGCTGAAGCCCGAGCTGCCTGCGCTCTGCCAGATCGAGGTCTACGAGACCACCGACAACTGCGTGATCTACCGGGGGGCCTGA
- a CDS encoding LEA type 2 family protein → MRRLLVLPALLLLVGCEALSPALKYEEAARQLRFTLDRVEPKVELAFPLEQSRLRLRLEVGVDNPSDQHLRTRRVAGDLKLNAKGSDFALGSVSFPEGADIAPKGRSVLKVDVALGYNDLKTAWGPLSGAVLRQEPATWSLAGEARFEILGIEFGVPFRTSKGSGS, encoded by the coding sequence ATGCGACGGCTGCTGGTCCTGCCCGCTCTGCTGCTCCTGGTCGGCTGCGAGGCCCTCAGCCCGGCCCTGAAGTACGAGGAAGCGGCCCGGCAGCTGCGGTTCACGCTGGACCGCGTGGAGCCGAAGGTCGAGCTGGCCTTCCCCCTGGAGCAGTCGCGCCTGAGGCTGCGGCTGGAGGTGGGCGTGGACAACCCGTCGGACCAGCACCTGCGCACCCGGCGCGTCGCGGGCGACCTGAAGCTGAACGCCAAGGGCAGCGATTTCGCCCTGGGTTCGGTGAGCTTCCCCGAAGGCGCCGACATCGCCCCCAAGGGCCGCAGCGTCCTCAAGGTGGATGTGGCCCTGGGCTACAACGACCTGAAGACCGCCTGGGGCCCGCTGTCCGGCGCGGTCCTGCGCCAGGAACCCGCCACCTGGAGCCTGGCCGGCGAGGCCCGCTTCGAGATCCTGGGCATCGAGTTCGGCGTGCCCTTCCGCACCAGCAAGGGCAGTGGGTCATGA
- the panB gene encoding 3-methyl-2-oxobutanoate hydroxymethyltransferase — MSHLPADSRARITLSQVHTWHRSGRKLVMVTAYDAATARIADAAGVDVILVGDSVGNVCLGFENTLPVSMAMMNHHLEAVARTRPNAMLVADLPYLSFHLSVEDTLRNAGGFLQRGAQAVKLEGGAKRLPMIHALIDAEIPVMGHLGLTPQSVNPMGGFKVQGKHKAEALRLLEDAQKLQDAGCFALVLEGIPAELAAKVTETIEIPTIGIGAGPHCSGQVLVFHDVLGLLPGTSPKFVRRYAEGFEDLRVALATWAEDVRGGGFPDERESYTLPEAVRPALTQWRP; from the coding sequence ATGAGCCACCTGCCCGCCGATTCGCGCGCCCGCATCACCCTGTCCCAAGTCCATACCTGGCATCGCTCAGGACGGAAGCTGGTGATGGTCACCGCCTATGACGCCGCCACCGCCCGCATCGCGGACGCCGCAGGGGTGGACGTCATCCTTGTGGGGGACAGCGTGGGGAATGTCTGCCTGGGCTTCGAGAACACGCTGCCCGTGAGCATGGCCATGATGAACCACCACCTGGAGGCCGTGGCCCGCACCCGCCCCAACGCCATGCTGGTGGCCGACCTGCCCTACCTGAGCTTCCACCTGAGCGTGGAGGACACCCTGCGCAATGCCGGGGGCTTCCTCCAGCGGGGAGCCCAGGCCGTGAAGCTCGAGGGGGGTGCCAAGCGCCTGCCCATGATCCACGCGCTCATCGACGCGGAGATCCCCGTCATGGGCCACCTGGGCCTCACCCCCCAGAGCGTGAACCCCATGGGCGGCTTCAAGGTGCAGGGCAAGCACAAAGCCGAGGCCCTGCGCCTGCTGGAGGATGCGCAGAAGCTGCAGGACGCGGGGTGCTTTGCCCTGGTGTTGGAAGGCATCCCGGCGGAATTGGCGGCCAAGGTCACCGAGACCATCGAGATTCCCACCATCGGCATCGGGGCCGGCCCCCACTGCTCGGGTCAGGTGCTGGTCTTCCACGATGTGCTGGGCCTGCTGCCCGGCACCTCCCCGAAATTCGTCCGACGCTATGCCGAAGGATTCGAAGACCTACGGGTCGCCTTGGCCACCTGGGCCGAGGATGTGCGGGGGGGAGGGTTCCCGGATGAGCGGGAATCCTATACCCTTCCAGAAGCCGTTCGTCCGGCTTTGACCCAGTGGCGCCCCTAG
- the panC gene encoding pantoate--beta-alanine ligase — MRVVRTIADLRALLRPLREAGKRIGFVPTMGFLHEGHAALIRQSAARCDATVVSIFVNPTQFGPSEDLASYPKDLERDQNLCLEAGTTVLFLPEAAEIYPTGFQTHVEPGRLADPLCGRFRPGHFRGVATVVAKLFNMVEPDLAFFGQKDFQQTVVIRRTARDLNLPVDVVVVPTVREADGLALSSRNTYLDEDARRRALRLSEGLLAAKAAFDGGERDAARLVEIARKPLAGVDSVQYLELVDTQNLEPIQGQVDRSAALCVAAYVGSTRLIDNVLLTPPITEATTSPA; from the coding sequence ATGCGAGTTGTCCGTACCATCGCTGATTTACGAGCCCTGCTCCGTCCCTTGAGGGAAGCAGGGAAGCGGATCGGCTTCGTCCCCACCATGGGTTTCCTCCACGAGGGCCACGCGGCCCTGATCCGTCAGAGCGCCGCCCGCTGCGATGCCACCGTGGTGTCGATCTTCGTGAACCCCACCCAGTTCGGGCCCAGCGAGGACCTGGCCAGCTACCCCAAGGACCTGGAGCGGGACCAGAACCTCTGCCTGGAAGCCGGCACCACCGTGCTCTTCCTCCCCGAGGCCGCCGAGATCTACCCCACGGGCTTCCAGACCCACGTGGAACCCGGCCGCCTGGCCGACCCCCTCTGCGGGCGCTTCCGCCCCGGCCACTTCCGCGGGGTTGCCACCGTGGTGGCCAAGCTCTTCAACATGGTCGAGCCCGACCTGGCCTTCTTCGGCCAGAAGGACTTCCAGCAGACCGTGGTCATCCGGCGCACGGCCCGGGACCTGAACCTGCCCGTGGACGTGGTGGTGGTCCCCACGGTCCGGGAGGCCGATGGTCTGGCCCTGAGCAGCCGCAACACCTACCTCGACGAGGATGCCCGGCGCCGGGCGCTCCGGCTGAGCGAGGGCCTGCTGGCCGCGAAGGCCGCCTTCGATGGCGGGGAGCGGGACGCCGCCAGGCTGGTCGAGATCGCCCGGAAACCCCTCGCCGGGGTGGATTCCGTCCAGTACCTCGAACTGGTCGACACCCAGAACCTGGAGCCCATCCAGGGCCAGGTGGACCGCAGTGCCGCCCTTTGCGTGGCGGCCTATGTCGGCAGCACCCGGCTCATCGACAACGTGCTGCTCACCCCCCCCATCACCGAGGCCACGACCAGCCCCGCCTGA